The DNA region GAGAGTACCTGGTCACCCTCCTCCGTGACGTGCGTGTGCCCGTCGTGACCACCATGCACACAGTGTTGGAGGACCGCCGACCGGTGCAATCTCGCGTGTTCGACGCGATTGCCGACCGCAGCGACAAGATCGTCGTGATGACGAACCGCGCCGTGGACATGTTATCGGCACAGGGCGTTCCCATGGACAAGATGGTCTACATCCCGCACGGCATCCCCGACCTCCCGGTCGTGGACCCGAGCTACTACAAGGATCAGTTCGAACTGGAGGGCCGCACGGTTCTGCTGACGTTCGGTCTAATCGGCCCCGGCAAGGGCATCGAGACGGCGATCCGTGCTGTGCGCAAAGTCGCCGACCAGCACCCCGAAGTCGTGTACATGGTCCTCGGAGCAACGCACCCGGAGGTAGTTCGGCAGTCGGGCGAGGCTTACCGTCTCTCACTAGAACGACTGGTGTCCGATCTCGGCCTGGAGGATAACGTTGTCTTCTACAACCGATACGTGGAGTTCGAGGAGCTGTGCGAGGCGCTGTGCGCCGCGGATATCTATCTGACACCCTATCCCAACCGAAATCAGATCACCTCCGGCACTCTCGCCTATGCGTTAGGGGCGGGTAAGGCGATCGTGTCCACCCCGTTCTGGCATGCGGAAGAGCTACTGGCTGACGGACGCGGCCTGCTGACCGAGTTCAACGACGAGAACGACATGGCGGAGAAGATCAATTGGCTGCTTTCCAACCCCGTCGAGATGCACGCCATGCGCAAGCGCGCCTACCAGCACGGTCGGGCGATGGTCTGGCGGGAAGTGGGGAAGTCGTACGTCCAGGAGTTTGAGGCTCTGCTCGGCGGCGCCGGGAAGCTAAAGGCAGCCACTGCACGCAGCAGTCGAGCCGTGATCATCGGATCGCGTTCGCTTCCCGAGCCCAGCCTGCAACACCTCAGAAGGCTCACGGACCGTTTCGGCTTGTTCCAACACGCGCGCTACCGTATCCCTGACTACTCGCACGGCTACTGCGTGGACGATAACGCGCGTGCACTGGTCGCAGCCACCAAGTACTACCGACTCTTCAACAAACCGGATGTCCTGGACCTACTCGGAACGTTCCTCGCGTTCGTCATCTACTGTCAGAACGAAGACGGTACCTTCCGCAACTTCCTCTCGGTGGAGCGGCGATTCCTGGACGAGGTGGGATCCGACGACTGCCAGGGACGGGCACTGTGGGGGCTAGGCCACACGATCGCGTACGCACCCACCGACTACCAGGCGGTCGCGAAGGACGCCTTCGACTTGGCGCTTCCCAACTTACACAAGATCAACCTGCGCGGAGCCGCGTACGCGATGCTCGGTATCTTCCGCTACCTCGACAAGTATCCCGGCGCGCTCCAACTCAAGAATGCGCTGGTGGAACTGGCCGAAAAGCTAATGTACTGCTACGAACAGACCCGCTCCCCCGGCTGGGATTGGTTCGAGCCGGTGCTCGCCTATGACAACGGCCTGATCCCCCGTGCGCTGTGGCGGGCCTCGCAGGTGCTAGGTAACGAGAGATACAA from Fimbriimonadia bacterium includes:
- a CDS encoding glycosyltransferase, with product MEKGTTGGQRIAFLSTYPPRRCGIATFTHDLANAVVEHLPSQENVVAVAITNTDEEYQYPPRVKFEIQQHNLSDYKRAAEFLNYSRVDIISIQHEYGIFGGEWGEYLVTLLRDVRVPVVTTMHTVLEDRRPVQSRVFDAIADRSDKIVVMTNRAVDMLSAQGVPMDKMVYIPHGIPDLPVVDPSYYKDQFELEGRTVLLTFGLIGPGKGIETAIRAVRKVADQHPEVVYMVLGATHPEVVRQSGEAYRLSLERLVSDLGLEDNVVFYNRYVEFEELCEALCAADIYLTPYPNRNQITSGTLAYALGAGKAIVSTPFWHAEELLADGRGLLTEFNDENDMAEKINWLLSNPVEMHAMRKRAYQHGRAMVWREVGKSYVQEFEALLGGAGKLKAATARSSRAVIIGSRSLPEPSLQHLRRLTDRFGLFQHARYRIPDYSHGYCVDDNARALVAATKYYRLFNKPDVLDLLGTFLAFVIYCQNEDGTFRNFLSVERRFLDEVGSDDCQGRALWGLGHTIAYAPTDYQAVAKDAFDLALPNLHKINLRGAAYAMLGIFRYLDKYPGALQLKNALVELAEKLMYCYEQTRSPGWDWFEPVLAYDNGLIPRALWRASQVLGNERYKEVARSTTDWLFEQCTRDGHLSLVGSNGWFRRGDPEKPHFDQQPIDAAAMVSLAGAAFQSTKEERYLKLMRMAYDWFLGANDLQVPMYDFRSGGCSDGLTPNGASANQGAESTLACLHATMVMIELLPEEAGARNVEVAGDGDARSIAAGG